CCCCCaagaggggggggcagcCTGCGCCACGTGGCGCGTAGGCCCAGCCGACCCGCAAGAGGCCATCGGCTTATATTCGGAGAGCGCCGtctcgggcgcgccggcggcctgtcACGTGCCCCTGACCCTGCTGCTTTCGAGGCGCTACGCCCGCGAGGATGCCGACGCAGGTGAGACGCAAGAGGAGGCTGTGCCTGGCGACAGAGGCAGGGGAAGAGTGCAGGAAATGTTTGTTCGCATTCtttgcggctgctgcgcccatGAAGATTTGCTGCGTCGAGTCGAGCCacaggcctccgcgcgaggatctgtctcctcgcaggcCTCTACGGGAGTTGTTGCAATACCGCCTGTCGCCCTCGAAAGGGTCTCAGCGGGCCCCTGCGCCCGGGCTGACGAGGCAGTCGAGCGCAGCGCATCCGCTGCATCATGCAATCTGTCTTccctctgcgctgcgtctgcgcctctttcGGATTCCTCTCCTTGCCcggcttctcgccgtcgcagctACGGGGGTGCTTCTTTTTGTGCGGAAAGGGAAGCCGAGAGCTTGGCGCACTCGCGTATACACGTCAGGAAGAAGAcccggaaggcgaggagcgaggccgTCGAGGCCGCTTTGTTTCGTCCTCAAAATGTGCGAAGTGGAGATGACCGCTTGCCAGCGCGTGACCGGGACGTCTCGGGTGGAGCTCCAAAAAGGCACGCGCCGACAACTGAACCGACGTATCGCCTTCCCTCAAAAGCCGTGATCCAGCAGCCTGAGCTGTACAGACACCTCGCTTGTGGAGGGCCTAtctttccgccgcctctctgcgtgtttctcctgaggccgtcggcgcaggatcttctctgcgccttcgcagaggccgctgcggccagGTGGACGCGCGTCGCGGGGTGCGAAAGACTCAGCCGCTGCCAAGTTTCGAATGCCTTTCTGAATCTCCATGCACCAGCGGCGCGCTCCGCAGAGGGCCAGGGaggggagagcggcgcggccgcagagaagcgaaaTCTGTTTGACAGAAGTCACTCTCTACGCCGGTTTTTTCTCCCTGCGTGGATGGCGTATGTCAAGAGTCCAGCCTTCCGCGtgctcctcgcggcgcttcctcaGCAGGTCTCTCGTTTTTTCCTGTGGTTGAGGCGAGTCTtctgcagacgcgaagccgcgaggctggaggcccggaggaaagcagaaggagaagacggTAGCCGCGGAGAAGTGcagtctcctctgcgagAGCTCGAGAGCGGCTCCCGCCTGTGTCAGCCGCACACAGCCCGACCGAGacttcgcgcctcctcggcgggAGGAGCGTGCGCACCAGAAGCTTCTCCCCCAGAAACAGAAAGCTTTAGAGCTTCTGTCGGCGCTTTTGAGAAGAATCTCCGcgctccgccttcgtctgcgtcgtggcgtcgcgcgcgtgcttCGCCATCGGTAGGCCAGCTGGCTCGGCTCCTGCTGCGGGCTCTGGCGCGGAGACTGGTGTCTCTCTTGGCTCCATTCGACTACCTGCCGCCCTTTgggctctgcggcgtgccCCCGATTGTCTTGGCGGACGCCGAGCTGTGCTGGCCGCAGGTGGGGGCGGGTGCTCCGTATTTCTGCGAAAATGCGACGCAGCCCCTCGCGAGGCAGAGCCCTTCTCAACCCTCCAGCTCGCCTTCACTCGCCTCGGAAgacagccggcggcggcattTCGTCCGCGGCTCCTCGTGCGCACCAAATACCGAGGATAGAGAaggtggaggcggcagcgcaggagCCGCGTCTGATTTTTGTCGCGAGGCTCAGCGCGACGTGCTCGCTCGCTCGGACTGGggcggggcgagcgcgcggagcgcagagacggaaGGCGAGCAAACCAAAGAGGCAGAGATGGCGTATCTGAGGCTGGAGACTACGCTGGCAAGGAAGATTCAGAGAGATTTCCGCGCTTGTCTGGATGATTTTTTGTCTCGAGACCTCCGCTTCGGTCGATGAAGCTCGCGTAGCCGCCGAGGACTCTCCCGGTCTTCTTGTGCACGGAGACGATGCCCGCGCGACCGAGATTAGCTTCGGTAGAGATTGCTGTCTACAGTGATTCACCTTCCGGGGGGGATGCGTTTGTCTCGAGGCGGTGACAGGGTTCCTCGCTGTGCCTTCGTGGCCGGCAGCACGCATACGAGACCGGACCAGaggggcgcgcggccttcatGGGCGCGAGGTTTCAACGAAAAAAACGAGACGAGGCCGTCTGGtgccgcggcgcatgcgcgcgtgtggaggggggggggcggggctcCAGCAGAGATCGAGCGAAGCGGACGGAAGGAGAGTAGACAGAGAAGTCGAAAACATAGAGAGATGTCACTCAGGCAAAACGGCAATCGCAGAatgcccccgccccccccccccccgagaACTGTCACGTCGCGATGTACGAGCCCTGCATCACGACCTTGTAAGATACAAAGCAATCGCGAGCGGACTGAGAACAAACGTTTCCGCACGCTCTTGGAAGGTGGTATATCTGATGCAGTGAGTCGTTTCGCCTTTTCCGCCACCGCGAGTCTGCGGGAAGGTGGCTCACGTGGATTTTTTCGAGGTATCTTCAGCAGGGTAAACGTGCGTGAATGGTCAGGCGGGCCGTTTTTCTTAGCTTTACACTTTCTTTAGCCTGTTTGAACAGCACGATTCGCTTTAGTAGAACAGATAGAGAGCTGTcgaacgcggaggcggggaaCAGCTGATGCGGCGTAGCCCTTCTTTCCGCAAACGGGTCACCGTGATATTATCTTTAATGAAGGCGGGAGCGATATCTTTTGATCTCAAACGCATCCCCCGCGTTCTGTCGTTTTCGTATCGTTTCGGCGCACTCTGTGACCATACGTCTTCTTCCCGGTGATTGGATTTAGGATTTGGACTCTGAGCACCCCTTCGCGGTGCCTTCTTTCGAATGTTTTATATGCGTCGACCGTGAATGCAATTACACGTGAGAAGTTTCGAGAGCCACGCGACGGAAGGAAAACGGCTGGCTGTTTGGGTGTttgcggcgcgagcgcagcacaAACCCAGAGCGGTGACTCGACAGTCTTTCCGCGTACAGAGTGAATCAGGCTGGGTTGCTTGTCTACTCCATCACAGCCAGCAAATAACGTGTTCTCTCGGTAGAGATCGCATTGGATCACCCATCCACTGCCAGCGTCGAGCAGACGATCTTTGTTCAGCTCAACACAGACGCAGGGGTTTTGTCCGCGCTCAGGTGTACGGTGATGAATGAATGTGGCATTCCAGTTCTTCGCATACCCAAGgtgactccggttatgagatgGAGAgaaccaagttctttatgagTGCACCACAacaccaccccactggacgGCTGAAGACAGCTTAATGTGCTGGGTTTCAAGATCCTACTACCCCTTCCGGCAGTGCTTCAGAGACGGTGCAGCAAAGTTATTTTACTTGGCTGCTGGTGTGAAGGCCGCGAGACGAGAAAAAGCGCACGATCGCCCACGCGTTCCGACATATACTAATTTGATGGCCGTGCATCCTGAGGCAACCGATTGGCTTTTCAGAGGTCTTGTAGTACTATGAGACAATAGTATATTGAGTTCTGATAAtttccttggtacttgcgttTTCGTGGAT
This portion of the Besnoitia besnoiti strain Bb-Ger1 chromosome VII, whole genome shotgun sequence genome encodes:
- a CDS encoding hypothetical protein (encoded by transcript BESB_076870), with translation MPPVSSRLPEERGADRATRRQIERGPSRLPFPPQCLYSSAEGAETSTGGAVWWRSLPSLVLIVLHLLLLAPLSLCLGLHTLERKCRERLRGCPPHLGCLSTGLCRAASRSLSSFSYRGGRRRGEEEKLETTETETKQEGARQARLDSLHVFVVLRSDELLLLCRGRCISASPLSPLFSSFFDCDSADSLSATEAPPSCHCSACGSSAAPPSSLLRARQRRFASASSPHAAASPPSTFASTSASTPNPSCSRSSSFASFFLSSRSLSQEETGEGPAEELLLPSVVSAFESGVHFLSLFDAAGICLREPILSRLLCLLAADKRWRLAPLPAQSASGASSSLPRSSSSSPPEPSFAAQSSFSPRLSLSGAESSAPSPLSSASPGCVSASTSEAAPVEACRCSSPRRRARERGGGGHAAHAFGGRIRSRRRSFSPSPCRAAAGSCEGHDCKSGRSASSPSSDSTVAPSSARLSPAPSSFSSLSPAASYPWLPRASAAHPTSGVSLSPRLAAECDAKHPQEGGAACATWRVGPADPQEAIGLYSESAVSGAPAACHVPLTLLLSRRYAREDADAGETQEEAVPGDRGRGRVQEMFVRILCGCCAHEDLLRRVEPQASARGSVSSQASTGVVAIPPVALERVSAGPCARADEAVERSASAASCNLSSLCAASAPLSDSSPCPASRRRSYGGASFCAEREAESLAHSRIHVRKKTRKARSEAVEAALFRPQNVRSGDDRLPARDRDVSGGAPKRHAPTTEPTYRLPSKAVIQQPELYRHLACGGPIFPPPLCVFLLRPSAQDLLCAFAEAAAARWTRVAGCERLSRCQVSNAFLNLHAPAARSAEGQGGESGAAAEKRNLFDRSHSLRRFFLPAWMAYVKSPAFRVLLAALPQQVSRFFLWLRRVFCRREAARLEARRKAEGEDGSRGEVQSPLRELESGSRLCQPHTARPRLRASSAGGACAPEASPPETESFRASVGAFEKNLRAPPSSASWRRARASPSVGQLARLLLRALARRLVSLLAPFDYLPPFGLCGVPPIVLADAELCWPQVGAGAPYFCENATQPLARQSPSQPSSSPSLASEDSRRRHFVRGSSCAPNTEDREGGGGSAGAASDFCREAQRDVLARSDWGGASARSAETEGEQTKEAEMAYLRLETTLARKIQRDFRACLDDFLSRDLRFGR